From the Chondrinema litorale genome, the window TTTATGCAGAAGGCATTATTATCAACCACGCACATTTCGGCGAATCTGATATTGAAAGTGATTATAATCTTGGCAGAACATTAACTCACGAAATGGGCCACTACCTAGGTTTACTACATCCATGGGGTAGTAAAGATTGTGATAACAACGACTATTGCGACGATACACCTGCTGTAGATACTTTTGTGTCTGGTTGCACTTCTTTTAAAGGTTGTAACCAAGAAGATGTATTGATAGAAAACTACATGAATTGGACAAGTGATATTTGCATGAATACTTTCACAAAAAACCAAATAGAAAGAATGCGGTATGTTTTAACTCATAGTCGAAAATCTTTGGTGGATTTTAAAAAATAGTAGCACTAGAAAAAAGCTTAAAAGTATAATATTGTAGCCTGTGGAAGTATATGTTACACTTTATATAAATTGTGATTATATGTATGATTTATTGTAGAAATTTTTAAGGGTATTGTAGTAGGTTACATAGCGATTCATTCTGTAATTAAGTGGGGCAAAATTCAAAAACGAATTAAAGAATAATAAAATGAAATTACTATTAATCATATTGTTTATTCCAGCAATTACATTTAGTCAAACATCAATTAATGAAAGTGATATTGAAATATACACTCAATTGACTTTCCTTACGGTTGACTCGGCAGATGTTTTAAAGTTTGAGGATACCATGAAATCTATTTCTGTATTAGCAAAAAGTAATAAACTGAACGAAAAGTATGATTGGTTAACTTACACATCCGACTCTGGTAAATACTTAATAGTTAATTTCAGCAGTGGAACAGGAGACATTCTACAAATAAAGGATTATAGGTTAGCATTTCAGAATTCAGAATCGAAAGTAGAATTTGATAAAGCGATTGAAAAGTTAAAACAACGAACCTGTCTAAAGTAAAAAATGCTCAAACTGAGTAACTTAGGAAAATCTGACAATCTTAAGTTTAACATCAAAAATGAGCATTTTATCCAAAGATATAATAAAAAACAAGCTATTACCACATTTATCACAAGGCAAGAAAGGGCCTAAACTAACTGAAGATAAGCTAGTTAGCATTGTGGAGTTGATTGTTTATCGTTTGAAGACGGGATGCCAGTGGCGAGAAATACCTATAGGCCAATATATGGATGAACCTTATAGCTGGCAAAGTGTCTTCCACCATTATAACCGTTGGTGCAATGATAACTGTTGGCAATTAGGATGGGAAACTTTAGTTGCTGAAAATAAAGATCAACTTGACCTGTCTAGTGTTCAGATGGATGGGACACACACACCCTCTAAACAAGGAGGAGAAGCTGTAGCTTATCAGAGGTGAAAATCAGCAAAGACCACTAACTCACTTAGTATTTGTGATGCAAAAGGAGTTTTACTGGCAGCCAGTCAACCAGAAAAAGGGAATCAGCATGATTTGTATGAGATTGAAAAACATTTTAAAGAAATGATAGAAACTCTTGAAAATGTGGGCATTAGCACAGATGGTCTTTTTATGAATGCTGATGCTGGCTTTGATTGTAATGAATTCAGGACGCTCTGCTTTGAATATGGAATAACACCTAATATCTGTTTGAATAAAAGAAAAGGTAATTTAACAGACCGAGATGAATATTTTGACCCATTGCTTTATAAACAACGCACTGTTATTGAACATGCTTTTGCTTGGCTAGATGCTTACAAAGCATTATTAATTCGATATGAGAAAAAAGCCAAGAACTGGTTTAATCTCAATTTGCTCGGCTTTTTTGTCGGTTTTTCCAAAAAAATTTACCCTAACTAACTTTAGACAGGTTCAACTTGAAATTAGTATAGACGTAAACTACATCAAGCAAATGTTGTTACCATGGAGTACAGTTAAAGAAATTTCTGTTACTGAGTTTCCTTTTTCAAAAATGATAGAGTATCAAATTTCAGCTGATAAAATGGATGAGTTTGACTTCCAAATCAGAAGATTGGTGAAAATTCTAAAAGAAACGAAATATCCTTATCCATTAGAAGGTAATCGAGGGTTTTTAGGTGCTTATGGTAAGATGACATTGGTTTGGTTTTATGATTCAGCTACAAATTTTAAAGGCTATAATAACCTTTTAGAGTGGGTAAAAAAGTATGATCGAGAAATAGAATTACATACTGTTTTGAGTAAAATTAATGAAATTACAAAATCAAGTTATACATATAACCTGACCTATAAAAAAGATTTGAGTTATTAAAATGATGATAACTTTCTAAAAAAGAAAATCCTTTATTTCAAATAAAATAAAGGATTCTACTGGTTGATTGTAATTAAACTTTTTATCTAAAAAATCCTTTGATCAAGTAAGAGAAAGGATTTAAATGTAATAATGTCAGATGCCACATACATGGCAATTGTTTTATTAAAAGCAAATTTAAATTGCAATAATTGTATATACAACTAAATACTTGCTAGAATTTTATTCGATATTAAGTAAGTCTGCTACTGGCTAGTTTTAATATAAACTTATTTATTTAGATGCCAACCCTCAAAAGGTTTTACGGTTGCGCAGTTTGGACCACCATCTTTACCAGTACCAGGATCACTAGTTTGCAACATCGAACCACTGGTTAATGTATCTACATCTTTCCATGTAATACCTGTCAAAGGTATTTTAAGTCTTCTCGACCAAATTGTATCTGATTGACCAGCATACGTACCAATATCAATATATACAAACCGATTAGCTGTTGGGCCTTGAACAAAACTGCCAGAAAATTTGGGAAGGTTATCTTTTGATTTGTCACCTTTCAATTTAACTGTAAACTTAAAAGTTAGATCGTCGGAAGAAGAAATTTGTTTCTGAACTGTTTCGTAATTGCTACCAGATCCTTTTTGCAGACCATAAATTACACCTGGTGTTGGTTTGATTAGTGTGATTTGAAGTGTTATTTCTGATTCCATTTTTGTTTTGATTAATGGGTAACTGCCTTTTTTAGATATTACTCAATTTTTTTCCCATTAGATAATTGTCCTCAAGAATTTAGAATAATAACTTACAGCTACATAAGAGAATACTTTACATTAAGGCACATCAATAAAGTAAGTATACTATAAGAATATATCATTAAATGCAATTGATAGTCATCCTGAATATCTAATTCAAGATAATTTACTTTCATTATAACTTGGTAATATAAATTTTAAAGACTTAAAAGTTGGAGTAAGTATAAGTCTTTTATATACTTGCATTATTTAGAATTAGTCTAAATAAAATTAACTAGCTTTGTTTTCAAATTTCAAAAAAACTAACAACCAAATAGATGACTTCAAAACTCGGAAGGGATTTGAAAATCTATACAAAAGATATGCAGCGTCAATGCTGTCAATTGCACACAATAAGGTTAACGATTTAGTGGTTGCAGAAGAAATTGTTCAAAATATCTTTAAATCTCTTTGGGAAAGAAGAGAAACAATCAATCTACAAGGAAACATTAAAAACTATTTATTTCGAGCTGTAAAACTAGAAGTGATAGATCATTTTAGAGCTAAAGAGAGGCAAAAATCTCATTTAAAAACTGTTACTCTTAATTACACATTTATAAGTAACTCTACAGAAAATCAAGTTATTTTTGATGATTTAAAAGATCATACATTTGGTTTAATTAATCAATTACCAAAGCAATGTCGCAATGTTTTTAAGCTTAGTCGAGAAAAAGGTTATTCGAATAAAGAAATCGCTCAAGAATTATTAATCTCAGAAAGAGCAGTAGAATACCATATTACAAAAGCATTATCTTTTCTTAAAAGAAATCTAGTCAATTATATTAAACTAAAATGATTGATAATCAGCAACTTATAAATAATTATAATTTTTTTCTATTATCTACTTACGGTAAAAGGTGAGTTATACGGCTATGGAAGTGTAAGTAATTCGATAAAAAAATGGAAGTTACACCAGAGCTATTAAAAAAATATGCTGAAGGAGCATGTAATGAACAGGAAACAGAATTGGTAGAAATCTGGCTTTCTGATTCCAGAGAAGAGTATCATGTTTTGTCTGAGGCTGAAATAAAAAAATCAACTAAAAAGATGTGGAATGAGATACAAACTTTTCAAAATAGATCAGATATAAATATCATAAAGTCTTTACCACACTATGCAGTAGCAGCATGTTTGTTTATCGGTTTAATGATAGGTAGTATTTACATTATTGATAACAATTTTGAAAAAACAAACATTCTAATTTCTAATGTTGAAACTGGTTATCTGTACATTTCTTCTAGAAATGCAAATGATATTAAGATAGAGAGTAAGTCTTGTAAAATTAACTTTACAGGAGTTATTATGATCGCCAACACTTCTAAATATTCAAAATCTATTATTTGTGAAAACGAGAGCTCAGTAAAGTTCCAATTGCTACCAGGTGAAATTTATTACTTAAGTGAAGAGAATGGAATACCAGTGTTATTTCGAGAAAAAGATGCAACACAAACTGTTATTACCACTCGCCAAATGACAGGACAATTTGAAGTTGAACACACACTCATCTAGCATATGAAAATTTTTACTGTTAGCCTCATTCTTTTTTTTACTTCATTCATTGCTGTAGGCCAAAGTACAAATACTTTTATTATACAAGGTTATGTAACTACAGGCGAAAGTACCCCTCTTCCTTTTGCACAAGTAATAGTTGAGGAGTTAAATAAAGGAGATGTGGCAGATAAAGATGGTTATTTTGAAATTAAAAACTTGCCTTCAGGTACCTTTAAAGTTACAATTAAAGCTTTAGGTTTTAAACCTTCTTCGAAAGAAGTTACGCTAAAAAATAATAACATTGTTAACTTAAATATTAACTTATCTGAAGAAGATACCGAATTGAGTGAGATTGTAGTTGAAGGTAAAAACCAATCTCAAGAAATTAAAGAAATGGCATTACAAGTTAATGCAATTGAGGTTAAAAAAATGGCAAATAATACAGCCGATCTTAATCAAGTACTTAATAGAACAACTGGTGTAAAAGTTAGAGAGCAGGGGGGAGTAGGATCAGATTTTGAATTTTCTATAAATGGACTCTCTGGTAAAGCTGTTAGGTTTTTTATAGATGGAGTTCCTCTGGAAATTATGGGTAGTTCCATGTCACTGAATAACATACCAGTGAATTTAGCAGAACGTGTAGTTGTCTATAAAGGAGTTGTTCCTGTAGAATTAGGATCTGATGCTTTAGGAGGCGCTGTAAATATTGTTACCAATCAACGCATTACTAATTATCTCGATGTTGCTTATAGTTATGGTTCTTTTAATACTCATAGAGGCTCTGTAACCGGACAAATAAGGGATAAAAAAACTGGTATGACAGCTAAAGCATCTGCATTTATAAATTATTCTGATAATAATTATATAATGCGAGATGTAGAGGTAATTGAGCAAATTGATGAGGATAATGCTCGGTTTATAACTGGTGATTTTATAAGATTCCATGACCAATATTTTTCTGCCATGGGGCAAGTAGAATTGGGGGTTACAGATAAATCTTGGGCAGATGTATTTTTTATAACAGGAAGTTATTCAGTTACTGAAAAAGAAATACAGACAGGTACAAATCAAGATATTGTATATGGTGCTGCCAGAAAAGATGGCACTGCCTATTCAACAACGCTTAGATACAGAAAAGATAATTTATTTTGGGATGGATTAAACTTAAGTTTATTTGCCTCACATTCTTTCGATAAGTATTACATAACTGATACTACAGAATATAAATATTACTGGGATGGTAACCGAGTAAAAGTAAACGATGTTGAAATTGGCTCTTATGCAACGATAACTCATATTAACCGTCCCACAAATTTTATTAGTTCTAATCTTAGCTATAAATTAAATGATCAACATTCATTTGGAGTCAATTACACCTTAAATGAAGTAGAGAATCAGAGTTATGATGAATTGATTACAGATAGTGATGATAATCCTGGTAAACTAGGAAAACATATTCTTGGGTTTTCTTATCAACAACATTTTTTAGATGATCGGTTAACAAATACTTACTTTGGGAAGCATTACAATATGTTGTTAAAACAACCAGACGTAATTACTGACTCTGAAACAGGTGAATCAGAAACTGTATCTGAAAGTATAGATTATTTTGGTTATGGAATTGCTACAAGACTTCGCCTAACAACATCTATTGGAATAAAAGCTTCTTATGAAAAGGCTTTTAGGTTACAAAATGTAGGAGAAATTTTTGGGAATGGTTACAATCAAATTGCCAACACAGAGCTAAAACCAGAAAGTAGCCATAATTATAATGCTGGATTATTCTATACAAATAGAATTAGTCAACATAAATTATTTATTGAGGCAGGAGCTTATTTAAGAGATGCCAAAGATTTTATTTCTGCAGTAGTTTATCAGTCAAACGACCAGATAAGTCGATATGAAAATACTGCAAATGTATTGGTTAAAGGACTTGAAGGAGAATTGAAATACAATTACAATGAATTATTCAATTTAACAATTAATGTCACCTATCAAAACCTCATTAATAATACTAAATACGCATATGGTTCAGACTCAGGAACTATAGAAGCGACATATAAAAATAAAATACCCAATCAGCCATGGCTATTTGGAAATTCCAGTTTTGGTATAGGTAAAAACAATTTATTCAAAGATGATGATCGGGTAC encodes:
- a CDS encoding transposase, producing the protein MSILSKDIIKNKLLPHLSQGKKGPKLTEDKLVSIVELIVYRLKTGCQWREIPIGQYMDEPYSWQSVFHHYNRWCNDNCWQLGWETLVAENKDQLDLSSVQMDGTHTPSKQGGEAVAYQR
- a CDS encoding DUF5990 family protein, whose amino-acid sequence is MESEITLQITLIKPTPGVIYGLQKGSGSNYETVQKQISSSDDLTFKFTVKLKGDKSKDNLPKFSGSFVQGPTANRFVYIDIGTYAGQSDTIWSRRLKIPLTGITWKDVDTLTSGSMLQTSDPGTGKDGGPNCATVKPFEGWHLNK
- a CDS encoding RNA polymerase sigma-70 factor, giving the protein MFSNFKKTNNQIDDFKTRKGFENLYKRYAASMLSIAHNKVNDLVVAEEIVQNIFKSLWERRETINLQGNIKNYLFRAVKLEVIDHFRAKERQKSHLKTVTLNYTFISNSTENQVIFDDLKDHTFGLINQLPKQCRNVFKLSREKGYSNKEIAQELLISERAVEYHITKALSFLKRNLVNYIKLK
- a CDS encoding TonB-dependent receptor, which translates into the protein MKIFTVSLILFFTSFIAVGQSTNTFIIQGYVTTGESTPLPFAQVIVEELNKGDVADKDGYFEIKNLPSGTFKVTIKALGFKPSSKEVTLKNNNIVNLNINLSEEDTELSEIVVEGKNQSQEIKEMALQVNAIEVKKMANNTADLNQVLNRTTGVKVREQGGVGSDFEFSINGLSGKAVRFFIDGVPLEIMGSSMSLNNIPVNLAERVVVYKGVVPVELGSDALGGAVNIVTNQRITNYLDVAYSYGSFNTHRGSVTGQIRDKKTGMTAKASAFINYSDNNYIMRDVEVIEQIDEDNARFITGDFIRFHDQYFSAMGQVELGVTDKSWADVFFITGSYSVTEKEIQTGTNQDIVYGAARKDGTAYSTTLRYRKDNLFWDGLNLSLFASHSFDKYYITDTTEYKYYWDGNRVKVNDVEIGSYATITHINRPTNFISSNLSYKLNDQHSFGVNYTLNEVENQSYDELITDSDDNPGKLGKHILGFSYQQHFLDDRLTNTYFGKHYNMLLKQPDVITDSETGESETVSESIDYFGYGIATRLRLTTSIGIKASYEKAFRLQNVGEIFGNGYNQIANTELKPESSHNYNAGLFYTNRISQHKLFIEAGAYLRDAKDFISAVVYQSNDQISRYENTANVLVKGLEGELKYNYNELFNLTINVTYQNLINNTKYAYGSDSGTIEATYKNKIPNQPWLFGNSSFGIGKNNLFKDDDRVQFNWNMQYVHWYYLTWENYGAKKGKNIIPNQFIQNASITYSMQGGKYNISVESSNFTNALAYDNFKLQKPGRSYSVKLHYFLK